The Streptomyces sp. NBC_00162 genome window below encodes:
- a CDS encoding helix-turn-helix transcriptional regulator, protein MKSSRLLSILLLLQTRGRMTATELARELEVSVRTVYRDAEALAAAGVPLYGDAGHSGGYQLLAGYRTRLTGLSTGEAEALFLTGMPGPAAELGLGRALSAAQLKLRAALPPELRAQADRMRLRFHLDAPGWYAEHEETPYLAQVADAVWRGRVIEVRYRRWKEPREVDRRLAPYGLVLKAGRWYLVAGPDGARTYRVDQILSVTETTQTADLPEGFDLATHWRQTQADFHARLYPEEAEVRLSAHAAARLTGAQSRALTATGHPDPEIPGWTRATLPIESHTQAESQFLALGTEAEVLSPPALRTRIQTTLASMTTRYA, encoded by the coding sequence GTGAAGTCCAGCCGCTTGCTGTCGATCCTGCTCCTGCTCCAGACCCGGGGCCGGATGACCGCCACCGAGCTCGCGCGCGAGCTGGAGGTGTCCGTCCGTACGGTCTACCGCGACGCGGAGGCGCTGGCCGCGGCGGGCGTCCCGCTGTACGGGGACGCCGGGCACAGCGGGGGCTACCAGCTGCTCGCCGGCTACCGGACCCGGCTGACGGGGCTCAGTACGGGCGAGGCCGAGGCCTTGTTCCTGACCGGAATGCCGGGACCGGCGGCGGAACTGGGCCTCGGCCGGGCCCTGTCGGCGGCCCAGCTGAAGCTGCGGGCCGCCCTGCCGCCGGAGTTGCGCGCCCAGGCGGACCGGATGCGGCTCCGCTTCCACCTGGACGCGCCGGGGTGGTACGCGGAGCACGAGGAGACCCCGTACCTCGCGCAGGTCGCCGACGCCGTGTGGCGGGGCCGGGTGATCGAGGTGCGCTACCGCCGGTGGAAGGAGCCCCGGGAGGTGGACCGGCGCCTCGCCCCGTACGGGCTGGTCCTGAAGGCGGGCCGCTGGTACCTGGTGGCGGGCCCGGACGGCGCCCGGACCTACCGGGTGGACCAGATCCTGTCGGTGACGGAGACGACGCAGACCGCGGACCTGCCGGAGGGCTTCGACCTGGCGACGCACTGGCGCCAGACCCAGGCGGACTTCCACGCCCGGCTGTACCCGGAGGAGGCGGAGGTACGCCTCTCCGCGCACGCCGCGGCCCGGCTGACGGGAGCCCAGTCCCGCGCCCTGACCGCCACCGGCCACCCGGACCCGGAGATCCCCGGCTGGACCCGCGCGACCCTCCCGATCGAGTCCCACACCCAGGCGGAATCCCAGTTCCTGGCACTGGGGACGGAAGCCGAAGTCCTCTCCCCACCGGCCCTGCGCACCCGCATCCAGACCACCCTGGCGTCGATGACGACCCGCTACGCGTAG
- a CDS encoding nuclear transport factor 2 family protein has protein sequence MGMETDEVGEAIAGELRLMDPSVRMSRSLARELLDPDFVEVGASGRRWTYEEMLAALPELDGAAEDGPRYEPSELAGVLLAPGLVHLTYETTIAGHRARRSSLWRKQSAGSTWQMYYHQATPVPPGAT, from the coding sequence ATGGGCATGGAAACAGACGAGGTGGGCGAAGCGATCGCGGGCGAGTTGCGCCTGATGGACCCCAGCGTGCGCATGTCCCGGTCGCTGGCCCGGGAGCTCCTCGACCCGGACTTCGTGGAGGTCGGCGCCTCGGGCCGGCGCTGGACGTACGAGGAAATGCTCGCCGCACTGCCCGAGCTCGACGGGGCAGCGGAAGACGGCCCGCGCTATGAGCCTTCGGAGTTGGCCGGTGTCCTGCTGGCGCCCGGGCTGGTGCATCTGACCTACGAGACCACCATCGCCGGACACCGCGCACGACGCAGTTCGCTCTGGCGCAAGCAGAGCGCGGGCTCGACCTGGCAGATGTACTACCACCAGGCCACACCGGTCCCGCCTGGAGCCACGTAA
- a CDS encoding DUF1801 domain-containing protein encodes MDAVTYLAAVPEARREALTRLRELCLSELPGFEEVIAYGMPAYVRPGEPVGEIAWANQKQYISFYLLRTDVRDAFADRLAAHDMGKACLRFRNPAKVDFGLLRDLLRATASAAPGKVC; translated from the coding sequence ATGGACGCCGTCACCTACCTGGCCGCCGTCCCGGAAGCCCGCCGCGAGGCCCTCACCCGCCTGCGGGAGCTGTGCCTGTCGGAACTTCCGGGCTTCGAGGAGGTCATCGCGTACGGGATGCCGGCGTACGTCCGGCCGGGCGAGCCGGTCGGGGAGATCGCCTGGGCGAACCAGAAGCAGTACATCTCCTTCTACCTGCTGCGCACGGACGTCCGCGACGCCTTCGCGGACCGCCTGGCGGCCCACGACATGGGCAAGGCCTGCCTCCGCTTCCGCAACCCGGCCAAGGTCGACTTCGGCCTCCTCCGCGACCTCCTCCGCGCAACGGCCTCGGCGGCCCCGGGGAAGGTCTGCTGA